The sequence TCTTCTTCCTGCGCAGGCGGGGCGAGATGTTCGGCCTGGCAGAGGTGCTGGATTCGGTGCCGCGCAAGGCCAATGCCCAGGCCCTTACCCCTTGCGTGCTGCGCGAGGCGGGACGGGACGAGTTCGAGAAGTTCCTGTCCGGCCATTTCGGCGCGGCGCGCAAGGTCATTGCCACGCTGGGCGGGCGGGTGCGCTATCTGGGCGAGCAGGTGGGCAACCTGATGACCTGCGACGTGGGCACCCGGCTGGCCAAGCTGCTGGTGTACATGGCCTACGAGGTGCTGGGCGACGAGGCGGCCTGGCTTGAACCGGCGGTGATCCCCGTGCGCCTGACCCAGGAGCAGATGGCCGCCATGACCGGCTCGTGCCAGCAGACCGTCAGCGATTTTCTGCGCGAGATGCAGGACGAGGGACTGGTGCGGGTGACCCGCCGCGAGGTGGTTGTGGTGCATCCGTTGAAGCTGCTGGAGCGCGCGGAATTGTAGGGGGACCGGCCCTTTTCCGGCCTTTGCCGCCCGCCGTGCCCAAAGACGCAGCAACGTCGCGGAGCCGCTGTTGCTTCGGTGCCCACCGCATGCTAGC comes from Nitratidesulfovibrio sp. and encodes:
- a CDS encoding Crp/Fnr family transcriptional regulator, whose amino-acid sequence is MERNWHLWTEDFFADLPDERAAFLALSRRRDFAKNDMVFFEEDSGDSCFYVEQGIVRIFRIAPSGKEPIFFLRRRGEMFGLAEVLDSVPRKANAQALTPCVLREAGRDEFEKFLSGHFGAARKVIATLGGRVRYLGEQVGNLMTCDVGTRLAKLLVYMAYEVLGDEAAWLEPAVIPVRLTQEQMAAMTGSCQQTVSDFLREMQDEGLVRVTRREVVVVHPLKLLERAEL